A region of Cellulophaga sp. RHA19 DNA encodes the following proteins:
- a CDS encoding CPBP family intramembrane glutamic endopeptidase: protein MYIEQGLKAKTRGMWKYFILPTGFIILMIFNYISVKASPVPVDELMDKMIEQLGRNLVFAINLVPLAFGLLVVLGWTKLVHGQSVTSLTTARKKIDFKRIGFSFAFWGLLTIFLFAIGFVLSPEDFVFNFKLGPFITLAIISILLIPLQTSFEEYLFRGHMMQGLGILAGNKLVPLIVTSVLFGVMHMANPEVETLGYGIMVYYIGTGFFLGIITLMDDGLELALGFHAANNLIGALLVTADWTVFQTDSIYVDVSKPELGWDIFVPVLVIYPILILLFAKKYKWTNWKEKLTGKVLKEEELTPEQLTDNAF, encoded by the coding sequence ATGTATATAGAACAAGGACTAAAAGCAAAAACAAGAGGTATGTGGAAGTATTTTATTCTTCCTACAGGTTTTATAATTTTAATGATATTTAATTATATCTCTGTTAAAGCTTCTCCTGTGCCTGTAGATGAGTTAATGGATAAAATGATAGAGCAACTTGGCAGAAACCTTGTGTTTGCTATTAACCTAGTACCTTTAGCTTTTGGTTTGTTGGTTGTTTTAGGTTGGACAAAACTTGTTCACGGACAGTCTGTAACATCTTTAACTACCGCAAGAAAAAAGATAGACTTTAAACGTATTGGCTTTTCATTTGCTTTTTGGGGGTTACTAACCATATTCTTATTTGCTATAGGTTTTGTACTCTCTCCAGAGGATTTTGTTTTTAACTTTAAACTAGGACCTTTTATAACTTTAGCTATTATTAGCATACTTTTAATACCCTTACAAACCAGTTTTGAAGAATACCTTTTTAGAGGACATATGATGCAAGGTCTGGGTATTTTAGCAGGTAATAAGCTAGTACCTTTAATTGTAACATCTGTTTTATTTGGTGTTATGCATATGGCTAACCCAGAGGTAGAAACACTTGGTTATGGTATAATGGTGTACTACATTGGTACAGGTTTCTTTTTAGGTATTATAACTTTAATGGATGACGGTTTAGAACTTGCCCTTGGTTTTCACGCTGCTAATAATTTAATTGGAGCTTTGTTGGTTACTGCAGATTGGACCGTTTTTCAGACAGATTCTATTTATGTAGATGTGAGTAAGCCAGAACTAGGTTGGGATATTTTTGTACCTGTTTTAGTAATATATCCAATATTAATACTCCTTTTTGCTAAAAAATATAAGTGGACAAACTGGAAAGAAAAACTAACTGGTAAAGTTTTAAAAGAAGAGGAATTGACTCCTGAGCAACTTACAGACAATGCATTTTAA